The DNA window GCCTGGTCGACCAGCAACTGGCTCTGCTCCAGCACGCGCGCACGCCAGGCAGGGTCGGCAGGGCAGAACAACTCCGCCAGACGCCGCTTCACGCGCTCGGTCGACGCGGATCCCGGCTGACCAAAGTGGTGTGCCTGGTTCTCCGCACGCAAACCGGCCAGCACCGCCAGCGGGCCGTACGTGCCGAATTCCGCACAAAGATACCGGTATTCGGGCGCCAGCCCCTGGGCGACGCACCACGCTCCCAGACCGCCGCGGGCTTCGTAAGCGATCCCCGAAGCGGCCGATTCCGAAAACGCGTCCGCCCCAAACACGTCGGTCAGACATCGCCGGTCAGCGTCGTCCAGGGGATAATCGACCAGCAGCTTCCAGGCGTCCCGACGCCCCAGGCCGGTATGGAAATCAAGATGCATCACCCGAGTCGCATCCCGCAGCCAGCGCGACAGATGCTCCCGCAGCAGACCATGCAAAGCGGTCGGCTCGCCCCCGCCGTAGAATAGCCCCTGGGGAAAGGCAAACTGTCCGCCGGCTATCGTCTGTCGAAGGGCCGGCATTCCCTGACGGACGATCGCCCAGAGCGCCTGGCACAAGAACGGCTCCCACCGCGACGGCGGTCGCTGCGGATTCAACAACGGGTCCAGGCGACTATATCCGGGCGGGGCGCCTTCGTACGGCTGGCCGGCGAGCAGAAAGTTGCGATTGGGGTCGACGTTGTTCTCATCAAAGCGCCGGCGCCAGGCAAAACCGTACGGATTCAGGGCATGCAAGAGCAGGCAGCCGACCGGCGGAGGGCCGAAATCCGCCCAGTGTTCCAGCAGGGCGACCTGCACGGCGGACCCGAAGAATCCTTCAATCCCGTGCAATCCGGACGACAGGATCAGCACCGGCCCCGACGATGTTCGCGGCGAACAGGCAGCATCGAGTGTGAGCGTTTCCCCGTTTGGTCCCGCGCCGCCCAGGGGAATCGACTCGATGCTCCAGCCGAGTACTTTTGCGGCTTCGCGAAAGC is part of the Lignipirellula cremea genome and encodes:
- a CDS encoding DUF2817 domain-containing protein, encoding MPSSDAFSSDYLTARSRFREAAKVLGWSIESIPLGGAGPNGETLTLDAACSPRTSSGPVLILSSGLHGIEGFFGSAVQVALLEHWADFGPPPVGCLLLHALNPYGFAWRRRFDENNVDPNRNFLLAGQPYEGAPPGYSRLDPLLNPQRPPSRWEPFLCQALWAIVRQGMPALRQTIAGGQFAFPQGLFYGGGEPTALHGLLREHLSRWLRDATRVMHLDFHTGLGRRDAWKLLVDYPLDDADRRCLTDVFGADAFSESAASGIAYEARGGLGAWCVAQGLAPEYRYLCAEFGTYGPLAVLAGLRAENQAHHFGQPGSASTERVKRRLAELFCPADPAWRARVLEQSQLLVDQAIAGLQ